In Formosa haliotis, the sequence TAGATGAAGATAACGACTATGTGTTGCAAAGTGTTCCGTGTACATTTTTGGGTGCCGATAATTATTGTTCAATTTACGATGTGCGTCCAAAGGCATGCCGTGAATTTCCGCATACCGATAGAAAAAAGTTTCAACAAATTTCTAACCTCACATTAAAAAATGTTGCAATTTGTCCGGCAGCTTTTAATATTGTTGAAGAAATGAAAAAACGTATAAAGTAGTTTATGAAAAAAATACTAATATTTATTTTAGTTGGTTTTTCTTTTAATTTAAGCTTTGCCCAAGATTGGATGACTAATTTGGAAGTGGCAGAGCGCTTGGCCTTAGCACAAAACAAATTAATTGTAGCGGTTTGGCAAAATTCCTATTTTAATGGCATCCCTGCCTTTGTTGATAATAATAAAGGCGAGCAGGTTTTTGTTGAAAATATTATCGATGAACCCGTTGTAGACAGCCTGCTATGGGCACATTTTATTCCGGTGATGTTACTAGAAGATGATTATGAGAAACTGTATAAACGTATAGAAAACAGATCGAACGATTATAAAACTAAATTTAGTGATGATAGTTTTAAGGTGATGGATGCGAATGGAAATATCTTAAATGTTACCGCTAACAACTACATGTTAAATCTTACAAATTTTTTACATAAGTACAGTATGGACATGTCGTTTTTAGAAACTAAAATGATAAATTATAAGAAAGAAAAAAACTTTTATTCGGCGTTTTATGTAGGGGCTCAATATTTAGATTTTGCTTTTTTTGCCAAACAGGAAGTCCGTCCAGAACTTGCAGATTTAGCGGGTATTTATCTGGATGAAGCGGCAGGTTATATAAATACAGAACCTGAAGAAAGTAGGGCCGCCATTACGCAACGTGTACATTTGTTGAACATACAAAAATATCTTATTTTAGAAAGACCTAATAAAGTACTACGCCAATTAAAAAGGATAAAAGAGGATGAGGTAGCAGCGGTGAATAAAAATTTACGTTCGTTTTTATATTACTCGGCTTATACCATGCTTCACGATACCGAAAATGTAGCCGTTTGGCAACCGAATGTAACGGCTTTAGATAGGCGAAAATTGATGAGTTTAATGAGCAACATACCCCATTAATTTGGAAGCTATATTTACATGTTTTGAAACAATTCCGTCACTTCACCGAAGTCTGATTCTGGTGGGAGGGATTACGTTTTTCTGGATTTTAGAAGGGGCTGTGCCTTTATTTAAATTCAATTATAAAAAATGGAAACATGCTTGGCCTAACTTGTTCTTTACCCTTACAACTATTGTAATTAATTTTGGCTTAGCATTTATCCTTTTAAAAACATCAGATTGGGTTACGGCGAATAATTTTGGAATAATCAATTGGTTGCCAAACATGCCGCTATGGCTATATGTGCTTTTGGGCGTTTTACTTTTAGATTTCTTCGGAGCCTATTTAGCGCATTATGTAGAGCATAAAGTAAAACCCTTATGGATGGTGCATTTGGTGCACCACACAGACCATAATGTAGATACCACTACCGGAAACAGACATCACCCCATAGAGAGCGTGATTCGGTTTGTGTTTACACTTGTCGGTATTTTTATTGTTGGTGCGCCAATTGCGGTGATCATGATTTACCAATCGCTATCGGTAATTTTTACGCAACTTACACATGCCAATATTAAAATGCCTCGCGCCCTAGATAAAGCTATAAGTTACGTGTTTGTGTCTCCAGACATGCATAAAGTGCATCATCATTATGTA encodes:
- a CDS encoding sterol desaturase family protein, translating into MEAIFTCFETIPSLHRSLILVGGITFFWILEGAVPLFKFNYKKWKHAWPNLFFTLTTIVINFGLAFILLKTSDWVTANNFGIINWLPNMPLWLYVLLGVLLLDFFGAYLAHYVEHKVKPLWMVHLVHHTDHNVDTTTGNRHHPIESVIRFVFTLVGIFIVGAPIAVIMIYQSLSVIFTQLTHANIKMPRALDKAISYVFVSPDMHKVHHHYVLPYTDSNYGNIFSIWDRLFGTYMELDREKLTYGVDTFPDEKTNSNIKDLLKQPFHKYRKPTTFDASK